In Chitinophaga nivalis, a single genomic region encodes these proteins:
- the katG gene encoding catalase/peroxidase HPI, whose protein sequence is MEKELNDISKCPFHNGSTKFNVGGGGTRNHDWWPDQLKVSILRQNSPLSNPLDEDFNYAEAFKSLDLAAVKKDLHALMTNSQDWWPADFGHYGPLFIRMAWHSAGTYRVGDGRGGAGSGQQRFAPLNSWPDNVSLDKARRLLWPIKQKYGRKISWADLLILTGNIALESMGLKTFGFAGGREDAWEADEAVYWGAETKWLGGDIRYAHGSDGVAKEHGVVSSDDNADGDIHSRNLEKPLAAVQMGLIYVNPEGPDGNPDPIAAAKDIRDTFGRMAMNDEETVALIAGGHSFGKTHGAAPATHVGKEPEAASIEQQGLGWSNSYGTGKGPDTITSGLEVIWTTTPTKWSNNFFENLFGFEWELTKSPAGAHQWVAKNGPAIIPDAYDNTKKHVPTMLTTDLSLRFDPAYEKISRHFWKHPDALADAFARAWFKLTHRDMGPRTRYLGPDVPKEELLWQDPIPAVNHPLINATDIADLKTKILASGLSVAELVATAWASASTFRGSDKRGGANGARIRLAPQKDWEVNNPVQLKKVLKVLDNIQNAFNAAQTDGKKVSLADLIVLAGSAAVEKAATDAGHTIAVPFTPGRMDASQAQTDVESIGYLEPLADGFRNYRKSKYPVSTEAFLIDKAQLLTLTAPELTVLVGGLRALNTNFDGSKQGIFTTRPGLLTNDFFINLLDLRISWKSAGGSTELYEGTDRTTGIVKWLASRADLVFGSNAELRAIAEVYGSTDAQNKFVKDFVTAWTKVMNLDRFDVA, encoded by the coding sequence ATGGAGAAAGAATTAAACGACATCAGTAAATGCCCGTTTCATAATGGCAGCACGAAGTTCAATGTAGGCGGTGGCGGCACCAGGAACCATGATTGGTGGCCCGACCAGTTAAAAGTCAGTATCCTGCGTCAAAACTCACCTTTATCCAATCCCCTGGACGAAGATTTTAACTATGCAGAAGCTTTTAAAAGCCTCGATCTGGCAGCAGTGAAAAAAGACCTGCATGCGCTGATGACCAACTCGCAGGATTGGTGGCCGGCAGACTTCGGACATTATGGTCCTTTGTTCATCCGTATGGCCTGGCATAGTGCAGGTACCTATCGTGTGGGCGATGGTCGTGGCGGAGCCGGTTCCGGACAACAACGTTTTGCGCCGCTGAACAGCTGGCCCGATAACGTGAGCCTCGATAAAGCCCGCAGACTGCTTTGGCCCATCAAACAAAAGTATGGCCGCAAAATTTCATGGGCCGATTTACTGATCCTGACCGGTAATATAGCACTGGAATCAATGGGTCTTAAAACCTTCGGCTTCGCCGGCGGACGTGAAGATGCCTGGGAAGCAGATGAAGCAGTATACTGGGGCGCTGAAACGAAATGGTTAGGTGGCGACATCCGTTATGCGCATGGCTCCGATGGTGTGGCCAAAGAGCATGGCGTGGTTTCCTCAGACGATAATGCAGATGGTGATATTCATTCCCGCAACCTGGAAAAACCATTGGCTGCCGTACAGATGGGACTCATCTACGTGAACCCGGAAGGACCGGATGGTAATCCGGACCCTATTGCAGCGGCCAAAGATATCCGGGATACTTTCGGCCGCATGGCCATGAATGACGAAGAAACTGTTGCCCTCATTGCAGGAGGCCATAGCTTTGGTAAAACCCACGGCGCCGCTCCTGCCACCCACGTAGGCAAGGAACCGGAAGCCGCATCCATAGAACAGCAGGGCCTGGGCTGGAGCAACAGCTATGGTACCGGTAAAGGTCCGGACACCATTACCAGCGGTCTGGAGGTAATATGGACGACTACTCCCACCAAATGGAGCAATAATTTCTTCGAGAACCTGTTTGGCTTTGAATGGGAACTCACTAAAAGTCCGGCCGGGGCACATCAATGGGTCGCTAAAAACGGACCGGCGATTATTCCGGATGCCTACGACAACACCAAAAAGCATGTACCCACCATGCTGACCACCGATCTCTCTTTAAGATTTGACCCGGCATATGAAAAAATATCCCGGCACTTCTGGAAACATCCGGATGCATTAGCCGACGCATTTGCCCGGGCCTGGTTTAAATTAACACACAGAGATATGGGTCCTCGTACCCGTTACCTCGGCCCGGACGTACCCAAGGAAGAACTGCTCTGGCAGGATCCGATTCCGGCCGTGAATCATCCTTTAATAAATGCTACAGATATTGCCGACTTAAAAACAAAAATACTGGCCTCCGGATTAAGTGTTGCGGAACTGGTGGCTACTGCATGGGCTTCTGCGTCGACCTTCCGGGGCTCAGACAAACGGGGTGGTGCCAACGGCGCCCGCATCCGGCTGGCGCCTCAGAAAGACTGGGAAGTAAACAATCCGGTGCAGTTGAAGAAAGTATTGAAGGTATTGGATAATATTCAGAATGCCTTCAACGCTGCCCAGACAGATGGTAAAAAAGTTTCGCTGGCAGATCTGATTGTACTGGCGGGCAGTGCTGCGGTAGAAAAAGCAGCCACCGATGCAGGGCATACGATCGCCGTACCTTTTACCCCTGGCCGCATGGATGCTTCACAGGCACAGACGGATGTGGAATCAATCGGTTACCTGGAGCCACTGGCAGACGGTTTCCGCAACTACCGCAAATCGAAATACCCGGTAAGTACAGAAGCATTCCTGATAGACAAGGCACAGTTGCTGACCCTTACCGCACCTGAGTTAACTGTACTCGTCGGAGGTCTGCGTGCCCTGAACACCAATTTCGATGGTTCCAAACAAGGTATCTTCACCACCCGTCCGGGACTGCTGACCAATGACTTCTTTATCAACCTGCTCGACCTGCGTATTTCCTGGAAATCAGCGGGTGGCAGTACAGAACTGTATGAAGGCACCGATCGTACCACCGGCATCGTTAAATGGCTGGCCAGCCGGGCAGACCTGGTATTTGGTTCCAACGCAGAACTGCGGGCCATTGCAGAAGTATATGGTAGTACAGATGCGCAGAACAAATTTGTAAAAGACTTTGTGACTGCCTGGACTAAAGTCATGAACCTGGACAGATTTGATGTAGCCTGA
- a CDS encoding aminopeptidase P family protein, whose translation MFSAKTYIDRRSGLQAAIGSGIILLPGNDDTGMNYKDNIYPFRQDSSFLYYAGIDRPGLTFIIDADNNREILFGDESTVEDIVWTGSVDSLVSQAARAGIADVRPLSQLPGFLAGNKQTIHFLSPYRADITLKLSSWLDIPAAQIPERVSVKLIKAIVAQRSYKTTEEIQQIEIAVNTTIDMQLKAMQLAAAGVTETEISGQLHAVAIAAGGHISFPVILTTNGQFLHNHPHHTPLQQGQLVLCDCGAENAMRYCGDLTRTHPVDKKFTTAQRDIYDIVYQSYQAAADAIRPGIRFKDIHLLACEQIAAGLTALGLMKGDPREAVAAGAHALFFPCGVGHMLGLDIHDMENLGEAYVGYTDTLQKSTAFGLKSLRLGRELEAGFVLTVEPGIYFNPLLTDAWQAAGKHTSFINYEKLAAYRNFGGIRLEDNFLVTAEGSHLLGRPFARTATEIENLIASL comes from the coding sequence ATGTTTTCAGCAAAAACTTACATCGACAGGAGAAGTGGCTTACAAGCAGCCATCGGAAGCGGCATCATTTTATTGCCCGGCAACGACGATACCGGTATGAACTACAAAGACAATATCTATCCGTTCCGGCAGGATAGCAGCTTTTTATATTATGCAGGTATCGACAGACCAGGGCTGACTTTTATTATTGATGCAGATAACAACCGGGAGATTTTATTTGGAGACGAAAGTACCGTCGAAGATATCGTGTGGACAGGATCAGTAGATTCGCTGGTATCGCAGGCTGCCAGGGCCGGTATTGCAGACGTACGGCCTTTATCCCAGCTACCCGGTTTTCTGGCAGGCAACAAACAAACCATTCATTTTCTGTCACCCTACAGAGCAGATATTACCCTTAAACTGAGCAGCTGGCTGGATATACCTGCCGCCCAGATTCCGGAGCGTGTGTCGGTGAAGCTGATAAAAGCCATCGTTGCCCAACGTTCCTATAAAACCACAGAAGAAATACAACAGATAGAAATAGCTGTCAATACCACCATCGACATGCAGCTGAAAGCTATGCAGCTGGCAGCTGCCGGCGTTACAGAAACGGAGATATCCGGTCAGTTACATGCCGTAGCGATTGCCGCCGGCGGCCATATTTCTTTTCCGGTGATTCTTACTACCAACGGTCAGTTTCTCCATAACCACCCGCACCACACCCCACTGCAACAAGGACAGCTGGTGTTATGCGACTGCGGTGCAGAAAATGCAATGCGCTATTGCGGCGACCTTACCCGCACCCATCCGGTCGATAAAAAATTCACGACCGCCCAGCGGGACATCTACGACATTGTATACCAGTCCTACCAGGCAGCAGCAGATGCGATCCGGCCAGGCATACGTTTTAAAGATATTCACCTGCTGGCCTGTGAGCAGATAGCAGCCGGACTGACTGCACTAGGGTTGATGAAAGGCGACCCACGGGAAGCCGTAGCCGCCGGCGCGCACGCACTGTTCTTTCCTTGTGGCGTAGGGCATATGCTGGGACTGGATATACATGATATGGAGAATCTGGGAGAAGCCTATGTAGGTTATACAGATACCCTGCAGAAAAGTACCGCATTCGGATTAAAATCTCTCCGCCTGGGCCGGGAGCTGGAAGCAGGATTTGTGTTGACCGTTGAACCGGGCATCTATTTCAACCCCTTACTGACAGATGCCTGGCAGGCAGCTGGTAAACATACCTCCTTTATCAACTATGAAAAATTAGCCGCTTACCGTAACTTCGGGGGAATACGACTGGAAGACAATTTCCTGGTAACCGCGGAGGGCAGCCATTTATTGGGTCGTCCTTTTGCCCGCACCGCTACTGAAATTGAAAACCTGATCGCTTCTTTATAA
- a CDS encoding peptide MFS transporter, protein MPDSRLLPHPKGLYILFVTEMWERFNYYGMRAVLILFMTKALLFSKVFAANLYGSYTGLIYLTPLLGGYIADRYWGNRRSIIIGGIVMAAGEMVLFVCASLFHTYPQLSLLLFFCGLGCMIAGNGFFKPNISSLVGQLYSETDKRKDTAYTIFYMGINTGGALGPIICGLTGDTGNPADFKWAFLAGGISMIISVIVQVVFHHRYVKDPAGNVLGLTPEDAPVKLLRPLLTVAGLVLITLLMIGLLYLDAAVISYLSYFLVVVVIVIAVIILRDPSLSRVEKQRIQLIFIISFFVIFFWAAFEQAGASLTFFADEQTDRQLGWRIPVWGIQLGAVGLWYLLYRLYRKTQRQLAAAADRLLRHTVYGLLAGLLTGIVGIQVYLLVQGNSVFPLNEIPPSLFLSLGSIYIVLFAPFFAWLWPRLGKREPNAVVKMAIGLLLLALGYLWITFGVKAITPGAKVSIIWITGMYALHSFGELCLSPIGLSLVNKLSPLKFSSLLMAVWFLATAAANKFAGVLSTLYPEQGRITAFVGYPIRNAYDFFLLFVVMVGAAAVLLLLLSKRLSAMMNGRQ, encoded by the coding sequence ATGCCTGATTCCCGTCTACTACCTCATCCCAAAGGTCTGTATATCCTGTTTGTTACTGAAATGTGGGAGCGCTTCAACTACTATGGCATGCGCGCGGTGCTGATCCTGTTTATGACCAAAGCGTTGCTGTTCAGTAAAGTGTTTGCCGCCAACCTGTATGGCAGCTATACTGGTCTTATCTATCTGACACCTTTGCTGGGCGGCTATATAGCAGACCGTTACTGGGGTAACAGGCGATCCATCATTATCGGTGGTATTGTGATGGCGGCAGGGGAGATGGTACTCTTTGTATGTGCCTCCTTATTTCATACCTATCCGCAGTTGTCGTTGCTGCTCTTCTTTTGCGGTCTGGGCTGCATGATTGCCGGCAATGGGTTCTTTAAACCGAATATCTCTTCCCTGGTAGGACAACTCTACAGTGAAACGGATAAGCGAAAAGATACGGCCTATACTATTTTTTATATGGGTATTAATACCGGTGGCGCCTTAGGCCCTATTATCTGCGGACTTACCGGAGATACCGGCAACCCGGCCGATTTCAAGTGGGCATTTTTAGCCGGTGGCATCAGCATGATCATCAGCGTGATCGTGCAGGTAGTGTTTCATCACCGGTATGTAAAAGATCCTGCGGGAAATGTACTGGGCCTCACGCCGGAAGATGCGCCGGTAAAGCTGCTCCGGCCATTGCTGACAGTGGCAGGTTTGGTACTGATTACATTACTGATGATCGGTTTATTATACCTGGATGCAGCGGTGATCAGTTACCTGTCGTATTTCCTGGTGGTAGTCGTGATCGTGATTGCGGTGATTATCCTGCGTGATCCCTCGCTCTCCCGGGTGGAGAAGCAGCGGATTCAACTGATTTTTATCATTTCCTTTTTTGTGATCTTCTTCTGGGCAGCGTTTGAACAGGCAGGCGCTTCGCTGACTTTTTTTGCAGATGAACAAACGGACCGACAGCTGGGCTGGCGTATACCCGTATGGGGTATACAACTGGGCGCTGTAGGGCTATGGTATCTGTTATACCGGTTGTACCGGAAAACCCAAAGACAGCTTGCTGCAGCAGCAGATCGTTTGCTGCGCCATACCGTATATGGATTGCTGGCAGGTTTGCTGACAGGCATCGTAGGTATACAGGTGTACCTGCTGGTACAAGGCAACAGCGTTTTCCCGCTGAACGAAATTCCTCCCAGTCTTTTTCTTTCCCTGGGCTCTATCTATATCGTGCTTTTTGCCCCTTTCTTTGCCTGGCTGTGGCCGCGTTTGGGAAAGCGTGAACCAAACGCTGTTGTGAAGATGGCAATAGGATTGTTGTTGCTGGCATTAGGATATCTGTGGATTACCTTCGGCGTAAAGGCGATTACGCCCGGTGCCAAAGTAAGTATTATCTGGATTACCGGCATGTATGCTTTACATTCCTTCGGAGAGCTATGCTTATCACCGATCGGGCTTTCATTGGTGAATAAACTATCGCCACTTAAATTTTCCTCCTTACTCATGGCTGTATGGTTCCTGGCAACAGCGGCGGCCAATAAATTTGCCGGTGTATTAAGTACGCTGTATCCGGAGCAAGGCAGGATCACGGCTTTCGTGGGGTATCCCATCCGGAATGCCTATGACTTCTTCCTGCTTTTTGTGGTGATGGTAGGAGCAGCAGCAGTGTTGTTACTGCTGCTGTCCAAAAGATTATCTGCGATGATGAATGGTCGTCAATAA
- a CDS encoding TonB-dependent receptor, with protein sequence MTMLTRRKKKYALLLLLLAVSFLTYAQQGMVTGRLADSVNHQNLQNASIFLFHAADTSYRAMTVAGNNGEFSLKDLPMGIFLLEVRFQGYQKYTREIVLTKDQLLFDAGILFMAVQIKELDSVTITSPPIVIRKDTIEYHAGSFKTGPHEKVAALLRLLPGIQVLPNGKIQANGQDIQQILVDGQPFFENSPNAVLQVLPAEMIHKVAVYDAASEVSQFTGIPDGQKTKTLNLTIKRNRRNGTFGQAGVAGGSADTYGVGVQLNHFKNNRQLSFVGQGTNTNDPVFTAMAQDPASTDNGITTNRSGGVHYRDKWGPHTAINGGYTYTNEQMLQEQQSATQYIFPQEAATYQEQRSKGLSDNSRHVIRFNMETLFDANNRLTIRPYINYAQNENFAAQQSALTGGKTMPGDTMYTATYHTNGKSNTSNAAIKAMFVHKGKNGRRALSVAMDMFYNKNNTTADNYSLNQYWQPAAHTDTLHQRRQIAATRAQVKTDITYSARIGEKQSLLMQYSYKYETGKNATDVCGYDEKWQQYLIRDSTQSNRFKNQVQDHEGSISYQLTQDKYMLHIRAGWQSRQLVNNNLLTHTDIRKNYLSVIPRVSFQYNFSEITNLQFNYDVVPRQPALEQLQPTIATVDSLRIMKGNPDLKQVQVHSFSLSYQHTDAIKQKMYSATLGASMNRNDIQYAVTQLPNGVQIMMPVNVNGAYSIVGNVNYAFPVSRLKSTLQFTAGIDYVQNKTILNEQDVYTRNIALQAMVSLQTNISRALSLTLSGNASYHMLTYTPASTATIRYFTGNVSGNVRYTLGKSWQLLSDFNVAYNSSVQTGGQHWIPMVSPAVTRQLFKDKSGELKLRVFDLLNQNTNMFISVDNNRIQRLNTNTRQRYVMLSFTYNFQRFRK encoded by the coding sequence ATGACCATGCTAACGCGTCGCAAAAAAAAGTATGCATTGCTCCTGTTGCTGCTGGCTGTTTCCTTCCTGACCTATGCACAGCAAGGAATGGTAACAGGTCGTTTAGCCGATAGCGTTAACCATCAAAATTTACAGAACGCTTCTATCTTTCTTTTCCATGCAGCGGATACCTCTTACCGTGCTATGACCGTAGCCGGAAACAACGGGGAGTTCTCCCTGAAAGATCTCCCCATGGGTATCTTTTTGCTGGAAGTCCGCTTTCAGGGATATCAAAAGTATACCAGGGAAATTGTGCTTACCAAAGACCAGCTACTATTTGATGCGGGCATCCTGTTTATGGCGGTACAGATCAAAGAACTGGATTCTGTCACTATCACATCGCCACCGATTGTGATTAGAAAAGATACTATTGAATATCATGCAGGCAGTTTTAAAACAGGTCCTCATGAGAAGGTAGCCGCCTTACTGCGGTTGCTGCCAGGTATTCAGGTGTTGCCCAACGGAAAGATACAAGCCAACGGGCAGGATATTCAACAAATACTGGTAGATGGCCAGCCATTCTTTGAGAACAGTCCGAATGCAGTACTACAGGTACTCCCCGCTGAAATGATCCATAAAGTAGCGGTATATGATGCTGCCAGTGAGGTCAGTCAGTTTACGGGCATACCCGATGGACAAAAAACAAAAACCTTAAACCTGACGATTAAGCGTAACCGGCGTAACGGCACTTTCGGACAAGCCGGTGTGGCTGGCGGCAGTGCAGATACTTATGGTGTCGGGGTGCAACTGAACCACTTTAAAAACAACCGGCAATTGTCTTTTGTCGGACAAGGCACGAACACCAATGACCCCGTTTTTACAGCAATGGCGCAGGATCCGGCCAGTACGGATAATGGCATTACCACTAACCGGAGTGGCGGAGTGCATTATCGGGATAAATGGGGGCCACATACAGCTATCAATGGTGGTTATACCTATACAAACGAGCAGATGCTGCAGGAGCAGCAATCCGCCACACAGTACATATTTCCACAGGAGGCGGCGACGTATCAGGAGCAGCGCAGCAAAGGCTTGTCAGATAACAGCAGGCATGTCATCCGATTTAATATGGAAACACTGTTCGATGCCAATAACCGGTTAACCATCCGCCCTTATATCAACTATGCACAAAACGAAAATTTTGCTGCACAGCAAAGCGCACTGACTGGCGGCAAAACAATGCCGGGAGATACGATGTATACAGCTACCTATCATACCAACGGGAAAAGCAATACCAGCAATGCTGCCATCAAGGCGATGTTTGTGCATAAAGGCAAGAACGGACGTCGGGCTTTATCTGTTGCCATGGATATGTTTTACAATAAAAATAATACAACAGCAGACAACTATTCACTTAATCAGTATTGGCAGCCTGCTGCCCATACGGATACCCTGCACCAGCGCCGGCAGATAGCGGCCACACGGGCACAGGTGAAAACGGATATCACCTATTCAGCGCGTATCGGAGAAAAACAATCCCTGCTGATGCAGTACAGCTACAAATATGAAACAGGTAAAAATGCTACAGACGTCTGCGGGTATGATGAAAAATGGCAGCAATACCTGATCCGGGACAGTACCCAAAGCAACCGCTTTAAAAACCAGGTACAGGACCACGAGGGGAGTATCAGCTATCAGTTAACCCAGGATAAATATATGCTGCATATCCGTGCTGGCTGGCAATCCCGGCAACTGGTCAATAATAACCTGCTTACCCATACGGATATACGAAAGAATTATCTGAGTGTTATACCCCGGGTAAGCTTTCAGTATAATTTTTCGGAGATAACCAACCTGCAATTCAATTATGATGTGGTACCGCGGCAGCCGGCATTGGAGCAATTGCAACCCACTATTGCTACGGTAGATTCCCTACGTATTATGAAGGGAAACCCTGATCTGAAACAAGTGCAGGTGCACAGCTTTTCACTCTCTTATCAGCATACGGATGCCATCAAGCAAAAAATGTATAGTGCCACGCTGGGAGCCAGCATGAATAGAAACGACATACAATATGCCGTTACACAATTGCCCAATGGTGTGCAAATCATGATGCCTGTTAATGTGAATGGCGCATATAGTATAGTGGGTAATGTCAATTATGCATTTCCTGTCAGCAGGTTAAAATCAACCCTCCAATTTACTGCAGGTATCGATTATGTCCAAAATAAGACGATCCTTAATGAGCAGGATGTGTACACCCGCAATATAGCCCTGCAGGCAATGGTGAGCCTGCAAACGAACATTTCGCGTGCGTTGTCCCTGACACTGAGTGGCAATGCCAGCTATCATATGCTGACTTACACGCCGGCATCTACCGCAACCATTCGCTATTTTACGGGCAATGTTTCCGGTAATGTGAGGTATACGCTGGGAAAAAGCTGGCAGTTGTTGTCAGATTTTAATGTGGCCTATAATAGCAGCGTGCAGACAGGTGGGCAGCACTGGATACCGATGGTGTCTCCTGCTGTAACCAGACAATTGTTTAAGGATAAGTCGGGAGAGCTGAAGTTGCGTGTTTTTGATCTGCTGAATCAAAATACCAATATGTTCATCTCCGTGGACAATAACAGGATTCAGCGTTTGAATACCAATACCCGGCAACGGTATGTGATGCTTTCCTTTACCTATAACTTTCAGCGGTTTAGGAAATAA
- a CDS encoding S41 family peptidase: MYKTLFAFFLCLTTYACRAQSSLYNLNFEQVDPSTGYPLHWGLGSITGTINPVEAGAFRIDSTVSHQGRNALLIDRKGTGWVACSYKISRVFAGKKIQLKGYLKTALEKGQAAIWMRIDGREGNPIAFNNMEDRMVTGTTAWEEYTITLNYEPEIAADILVGVLFIGEGKVWADDLRVTIDDKDISTAAVYPTVVPPAALDTAFDKGSGITAIPIAKKDMTNLVNLGQLWGFLKYYHAGVNRGEYNMDAALFRVLPQIINAGSKTTADSVLEKWVDGFGKPAPCPSCQSVTTAKNATQLPVFGQLFETGNFPASLREKLIYIRDNRDTATLHYYITHNRYIHNPEFRNEKKYREAGTYPDAGMRLLSLYRFWNMIRYFFPARHLITKDWDGVLQTAIPEFCQATDSTEYVKACLKLIGQVEDTHANIWPGNKTLDKAKGEWMTPFKARFIEDKLVVTSYYKDTLAIRESIYIGDVIEAIDGTPVQQLVQRYQPLTPASNRERMLRDVANSTGWLLRGQLPQVRVKIRRNGKTAEVLIPRIRLAPFMWQGDGNERKVAVGYKLLPDNIGYLYPANLKDPDLDKVKKLLGNTRGIIIDLRCYPGTFMPHTYGEWFKQKVTPFVQFTYGSADRPGMFFKGEYDKNGGAGEDHYKGKLVVIVDENTLSQAEYTTMAFASCATVIGTTTAGADGNISFITLPGDVRTMISGIGILYPDGTEAQRKGVKIDRIVKPTIAGIKAGRDEQLEAAIQLIEGK; the protein is encoded by the coding sequence ATGTACAAAACCCTATTCGCTTTTTTTCTATGCCTGACGACGTATGCTTGTCGGGCGCAGTCATCTCTTTATAATCTCAATTTTGAACAGGTAGATCCCTCAACAGGTTATCCGTTACATTGGGGGCTGGGTAGTATAACGGGAACGATCAATCCCGTGGAAGCCGGAGCTTTCCGTATAGACAGTACCGTGAGTCATCAGGGGCGTAATGCATTGCTGATTGACAGAAAAGGAACGGGATGGGTAGCTTGTTCCTATAAAATCAGCCGGGTATTCGCCGGTAAAAAAATACAGTTGAAGGGGTATCTGAAAACCGCACTGGAAAAAGGTCAGGCAGCGATATGGATGCGTATTGATGGCCGCGAAGGCAATCCGATTGCATTTAACAATATGGAGGATCGCATGGTAACTGGTACAACCGCATGGGAAGAGTACACAATAACGCTGAACTATGAGCCGGAAATTGCAGCGGATATTTTGGTGGGTGTGTTATTCATCGGTGAAGGTAAGGTATGGGCAGATGACCTGCGGGTTACGATAGACGATAAAGATATCTCAACGGCGGCCGTTTATCCGACTGTTGTGCCGCCTGCTGCATTAGATACCGCTTTTGATAAAGGCTCGGGAATAACAGCCATCCCGATAGCAAAAAAAGATATGACCAACCTGGTGAATCTGGGTCAGCTCTGGGGTTTCCTGAAATATTATCATGCGGGTGTTAATCGCGGAGAATATAATATGGATGCTGCTTTGTTTCGGGTGCTGCCACAGATCATAAATGCCGGCAGTAAAACGACAGCAGATAGTGTGCTGGAAAAGTGGGTAGATGGTTTTGGAAAGCCGGCGCCATGCCCTTCCTGTCAGTCTGTTACGACAGCAAAAAATGCCACGCAGCTGCCTGTATTCGGGCAGCTTTTTGAAACCGGCAATTTCCCGGCTTCTTTGCGGGAGAAGCTTATCTATATCAGAGACAACCGCGATACCGCTACCTTACATTATTACATCACCCACAACAGGTATATTCATAATCCGGAGTTCCGGAATGAAAAAAAGTACAGGGAGGCCGGGACCTATCCGGATGCGGGGATGCGGTTACTGTCACTTTACCGCTTTTGGAATATGATCCGGTACTTTTTTCCGGCCCGTCACCTGATAACGAAAGATTGGGATGGGGTCCTGCAAACGGCTATACCTGAATTCTGCCAGGCAACAGACAGTACGGAATATGTGAAGGCCTGCCTGAAATTGATCGGCCAGGTGGAGGACACGCATGCCAATATATGGCCGGGTAATAAGACGCTGGATAAAGCAAAAGGGGAGTGGATGACTCCCTTCAAGGCCCGGTTTATCGAAGACAAACTGGTGGTGACATCTTATTATAAGGATACTTTAGCCATCCGGGAAAGTATCTACATCGGTGACGTGATTGAAGCAATAGACGGCACGCCTGTTCAGCAACTGGTACAGCGTTATCAACCACTGACGCCCGCCTCCAATAGGGAGCGGATGTTACGGGATGTGGCAAATAGTACGGGATGGCTGCTCCGGGGCCAGTTACCGCAGGTACGCGTGAAAATCCGGCGCAATGGTAAGACTGCTGAGGTGCTGATCCCCCGTATACGCCTGGCGCCATTCATGTGGCAGGGGGATGGGAATGAAAGAAAGGTGGCAGTGGGGTATAAACTACTGCCAGATAACATTGGCTATCTCTATCCGGCCAACCTGAAAGATCCTGACCTGGATAAGGTCAAAAAACTGCTGGGTAATACCCGTGGAATCATTATTGACCTGCGTTGTTATCCGGGTACCTTCATGCCGCATACCTATGGGGAGTGGTTTAAACAAAAGGTTACCCCTTTTGTACAATTTACATATGGCAGTGCCGATCGTCCCGGGATGTTTTTTAAAGGAGAATATGATAAGAACGGAGGTGCAGGAGAGGATCACTATAAAGGTAAGCTGGTGGTGATCGTTGATGAAAATACCCTGAGTCAGGCGGAATATACGACTATGGCTTTTGCTTCGTGTGCAACAGTGATTGGTACGACAACGGCAGGTGCAGATGGGAATATATCCTTCATTACATTACCGGGCGATGTGAGAACAATGATCTCCGGTATAGGCATTTTATATCCGGATGGTACAGAAGCCCAGCGTAAGGGGGTGAAAATAGACCGTATCGTGAAACCTACCATTGCTGGTATCAAAGCGGGGCGGGATGAGCAGCTGGAAGCCGCCATACAGCTTATTGAGGGGAAGTGA
- a CDS encoding LIC_13387 family protein, which translates to MIAQYLWQAGSLMIALMGLLHLRGTLFSKAMHPRDEQLIADMQATPLILTDKLTMWPSWIGFNATHSSGAIFLGMINCYIGYKYFGLLQSDPFFAVLTLLIIGFYAWVAGKYWFKTVFLLLAAAWLCFIVAAILMYM; encoded by the coding sequence ATGATAGCACAGTACCTATGGCAAGCAGGTTCATTGATGATCGCCCTGATGGGGCTCCTCCATCTCCGGGGCACGCTTTTTTCGAAGGCCATGCATCCACGCGATGAGCAATTAATAGCCGACATGCAGGCGACTCCCCTTATTTTAACAGATAAATTAACGATGTGGCCTTCCTGGATTGGTTTTAATGCTACCCACAGCAGTGGCGCCATCTTTTTAGGCATGATCAATTGTTATATCGGCTACAAATACTTTGGCCTGTTACAGTCAGATCCTTTCTTTGCGGTATTGACCCTGCTTATCATCGGCTTTTATGCTTGGGTAGCCGGCAAATACTGGTTCAAAACCGTTTTTCTATTGCTGGCCGCAGCATGGCTTTGTTTTATAGTGGCGGCCATTTTAATGTACATGTAG